The proteins below come from a single Leptospira levettii genomic window:
- the sucC gene encoding ADP-forming succinate--CoA ligase subunit beta → MKVHEYQAKEILRRHNANVPFGKVIDTVGDFEKAYSEVVQKSPVVVVKAQIHAGGRGKGGGVKVAKTKDDAKAAAEKILGMQLITPQTGPEGKKVLKVYLEQGLEIAKEYYLSILLDRAIRKTIIMASTEGGMEIEEVAETHPEKIIKIQIDPGIGIQGSQVRELAFALGIPAEAQKSFTALVNSVYNAYIKEDAALLEINPLILTKQNEIIAGDCKMDLDENALYRHPDNEALRDISEEDPYEVKAKEYNLNYVKLDGNIGCMVNGAGLAMATMDIVKLAGAEPANFLDVGGGANPTTVENGFRLILSDPNVKGIFVNVFGGIVRCDRVAVGIIEATKKVNVSVPVVVRLKGTNAEEGKKILNESGMNIVGVEGLRDAADKIVSLIKK, encoded by the coding sequence ATGAAAGTCCACGAATACCAGGCCAAAGAAATCCTACGTAGACACAATGCCAACGTTCCATTCGGAAAGGTCATCGACACAGTCGGTGATTTCGAAAAGGCATACAGCGAAGTTGTCCAAAAATCACCAGTAGTGGTGGTAAAAGCCCAAATCCACGCAGGTGGACGCGGAAAAGGTGGCGGAGTGAAAGTCGCAAAGACAAAAGACGATGCCAAAGCAGCAGCCGAGAAAATTCTCGGAATGCAACTCATCACTCCACAAACGGGTCCAGAAGGGAAAAAAGTCCTCAAAGTATACTTAGAACAAGGACTTGAAATCGCAAAAGAATATTACCTTTCCATCCTTCTCGACAGAGCAATTCGCAAAACCATTATCATGGCTTCCACTGAAGGTGGTATGGAAATTGAAGAAGTTGCTGAAACTCACCCTGAAAAAATCATCAAAATCCAAATTGATCCAGGGATTGGAATCCAAGGTTCCCAAGTAAGAGAACTTGCGTTTGCACTTGGAATCCCTGCGGAAGCTCAAAAATCATTCACTGCCTTAGTGAATTCTGTCTACAATGCTTACATCAAAGAAGATGCAGCACTTTTGGAAATCAACCCTCTCATCCTTACCAAACAAAACGAAATCATTGCAGGTGACTGTAAGATGGACTTGGATGAAAACGCTCTCTACCGTCACCCAGACAACGAAGCACTCCGTGACATTTCGGAAGAAGACCCTTACGAAGTAAAAGCAAAAGAATATAACCTCAACTATGTGAAGTTAGATGGAAATATTGGTTGTATGGTAAATGGTGCCGGTCTTGCGATGGCAACTATGGACATCGTAAAACTTGCTGGTGCAGAACCTGCTAACTTCCTTGATGTGGGAGGTGGAGCAAACCCTACCACTGTGGAAAACGGATTTAGACTTATCCTTTCCGATCCAAATGTGAAAGGAATTTTTGTGAACGTATTTGGTGGAATCGTACGATGTGACCGTGTTGCGGTTGGTATCATCGAAGCTACTAAAAAAGTAAACGTATCGGTACCGGTTGTGGTTCGGTTGAAAGGAACCAACGCAGAAGAAGGAAAAAAAATCCTGAACGAATCTGGTATGAACATTGTGGGAGTAGAAGGACTCCGTGACGCGGCAGACAAAATTGTCTCCCTAATCAAAAAATAG
- a CDS encoding sensor histidine kinase, with the protein MNETVHHSEFFYSFANQLPYSVFLFESKTQTFAKENSLLFSNTKAKEIQRTANLGGFDLNIGSLFPFLFETELFQEIQSVWKEHKQWEEVIAKNTFHFYGIQNPTYSLKLNRLDSIHYTISMEELTDAILAEKILRQKETKLDRLLKTMINGVVVVNREGQILYANESASEILDLELEKIENRYFSAKEWKQINEDGSPFPIDQLPLAIALGKQITVYNCEHGIISEDGHLKWLNVNATPLFDEFGNLEGATASFLDISELKNTQNTIEQQNRKLTSVLNAIERSAIVSVTNPEGTIIRANSKFIKLSGYEEFEIIGSDHKILSSDYHKKEFWQGLWKQIKNGNTWEGVIKNKSKDGNYFWLQTFIHPLYNSQDEIEAYLSIRFDITEEIEALENTNRMLHFTGIQNNRLQNFAYIISHNIRQHSSNFTSLIQLLEESKSEEDKKNLIEMLHASSIQLEETISHLNDIISINQTLNKPMEICSLKKEVDKTLSILSGSIELRKIQVDVQIPEGLSIRTIPAYLESILLNLLSNAVKYVRLKQGAWIKIGIEEKNEQITILVEDNGLGINLEKHGNKIFGMFKTFHRNEDARGIGLFITKSQVEVLGGEITVESEEQKGSRFFVRLPKNPEETLRV; encoded by the coding sequence ATGAACGAAACAGTCCATCATTCAGAGTTCTTCTATTCTTTTGCTAACCAATTGCCTTATTCTGTTTTTTTATTTGAATCAAAAACCCAAACGTTTGCAAAAGAAAATTCTTTGTTATTTTCGAACACCAAAGCAAAGGAAATCCAAAGGACAGCTAATCTTGGGGGATTCGATTTAAACATTGGATCACTATTTCCATTTTTATTTGAAACAGAATTATTCCAAGAAATCCAATCCGTTTGGAAAGAACACAAACAATGGGAAGAAGTGATAGCAAAAAATACGTTTCACTTTTATGGAATCCAAAACCCAACTTACTCACTCAAACTCAATCGATTGGATTCGATCCATTATACAATATCTATGGAAGAGTTAACTGATGCCATCCTGGCAGAAAAAATACTAAGGCAAAAAGAAACAAAACTAGATCGTTTACTCAAAACAATGATCAATGGTGTTGTTGTTGTGAATCGGGAAGGACAAATCCTTTATGCAAACGAAAGTGCTTCCGAAATTTTGGATTTGGAATTAGAAAAAATTGAGAACCGATACTTTAGTGCAAAGGAATGGAAACAAATCAATGAAGATGGTAGCCCATTCCCGATAGACCAACTTCCGTTAGCAATCGCCCTTGGAAAACAAATTACAGTCTACAATTGTGAACATGGAATCATCTCAGAAGATGGTCACTTAAAATGGTTAAATGTAAATGCAACTCCGCTTTTTGATGAATTTGGTAATTTAGAAGGAGCAACTGCTAGTTTTCTAGATATCAGCGAATTAAAAAATACACAAAATACAATCGAACAACAAAATCGTAAACTAACCTCTGTCTTAAATGCAATTGAAAGATCTGCCATTGTCAGTGTCACAAATCCCGAAGGGACCATCATTCGAGCTAATTCAAAGTTTATTAAACTTTCTGGGTATGAGGAATTCGAAATCATTGGATCAGACCATAAAATCTTAAGTTCGGATTATCATAAAAAAGAATTTTGGCAAGGGCTATGGAAGCAGATCAAAAATGGAAACACCTGGGAAGGGGTCATTAAAAACAAATCCAAAGATGGCAATTATTTTTGGCTACAAACCTTTATCCACCCATTGTACAATTCCCAAGACGAAATTGAAGCATACTTATCCATACGATTTGATATCACCGAAGAAATTGAAGCACTTGAGAACACCAATCGAATGTTACATTTCACAGGCATCCAAAACAATCGATTACAGAACTTTGCCTACATCATTTCTCACAACATAAGACAACATTCATCCAATTTCACTTCTCTCATTCAATTATTGGAAGAATCAAAATCAGAGGAAGATAAAAAGAATCTAATCGAAATGTTACATGCTTCCTCCATCCAATTGGAAGAAACTATTTCCCATCTAAACGATATCATCTCTATCAACCAAACGTTGAATAAACCTATGGAAATTTGTTCCCTAAAAAAAGAAGTGGATAAAACTTTATCAATCCTGAGTGGTTCCATTGAGTTACGAAAGATCCAAGTAGATGTGCAAATTCCAGAAGGCCTTTCCATAAGGACCATCCCTGCTTATTTAGAAAGCATCTTACTCAATCTTTTGTCGAATGCCGTAAAATATGTTCGTTTGAAACAAGGTGCATGGATCAAAATAGGAATCGAAGAAAAAAATGAACAAATCACCATTTTGGTCGAAGACAATGGTCTTGGCATCAATTTGGAGAAACATGGAAACAAAATCTTTGGGATGTTCAAAACATTCCACCGCAATGAAGATGCGAGGGGAATTGGTCTTTTTATTACCAAATCTCAAGTTGAAGTTCTCGGTGGTGAGATCACTGTGGAAAGTGAAGAACAAAAAGGTTCACGATTTTTTGTAAGACTGCCCAAAAACCCTGAAGAAACACTTAGGGTGTAA
- the sucD gene encoding succinate--CoA ligase subunit alpha codes for MAVLVDENTRVVVQGITGKEGSFHATQMLEYGTKVVAGVTPGKGGQIWTSEFGKTAPVRNTIKDAMKEDGANAAVIFVPPPFAADAILEGIFAEIPLVVCITEGIPTHDMLKVYSVLRNSKTKLVGPNCPGVINPRYNVKMGIMPGFIHTPGNIGIVSRSGTLTYESVASLTAAGLGQSTCIGIGGDPVPGMNHVEAVRLLNEDPDTEGIVMIGEIGGTSEEEAAAYIKAHVKKPVVGFIAGQTAPPGKRMGHAGAIISGGMGTATSKIAAMQDAGVSICAHIGEVGDKMKLALKK; via the coding sequence ATGGCTGTATTAGTAGATGAAAATACAAGAGTCGTTGTACAAGGGATCACTGGAAAAGAAGGTTCCTTCCATGCAACACAAATGTTGGAATATGGTACAAAAGTAGTGGCAGGTGTTACACCAGGAAAAGGTGGACAAATTTGGACTTCTGAGTTCGGAAAAACTGCTCCAGTACGCAATACCATCAAAGACGCAATGAAGGAAGACGGAGCAAACGCTGCTGTTATTTTTGTTCCCCCTCCATTTGCTGCAGATGCTATCTTAGAAGGAATTTTTGCCGAAATCCCTCTTGTGGTTTGTATCACAGAAGGAATTCCAACTCACGACATGTTAAAAGTGTACAGTGTGTTACGAAACTCCAAAACAAAACTTGTAGGACCAAACTGCCCAGGTGTGATTAACCCTCGTTACAATGTAAAAATGGGAATTATGCCAGGTTTTATCCACACGCCAGGAAACATCGGAATCGTTTCCCGTTCTGGAACCTTAACGTATGAATCCGTTGCTTCCCTCACAGCGGCAGGCCTTGGCCAGTCCACTTGTATCGGAATCGGGGGAGACCCAGTTCCAGGGATGAACCACGTAGAAGCGGTTCGTCTCTTAAACGAAGACCCTGATACAGAAGGGATTGTCATGATTGGTGAAATTGGTGGAACTTCGGAAGAAGAAGCTGCTGCTTACATCAAAGCTCATGTCAAAAAACCAGTTGTTGGTTTCATTGCAGGTCAAACTGCTCCTCCGGGAAAACGTATGGGCCATGCCGGTGCGATCATTTCTGGGGGAATGGGAACTGCCACTTCCAAAATTGCTGCCATGCAAGATGCTGGTGTGAGTATTTGTGCTCATATTGGGGAAGTGGGAGATAAAATGAAATTGGCCCTTAAAAAATAA